From the Pseudarthrobacter sp. MM222 genome, one window contains:
- a CDS encoding zinc-dependent alcohol dehydrogenase, translating to MSTSEQQATATAYWTVGPEKGELRREDLPAPGPGEALVRTLCSGISKGTELVVHHARVPPCVAEEMAAPNQEGSFPGPVKFGYLSVGVVEEGPDELLGKTVFCLYPHQDRYVVPAESLTVVPDGVPARRAVLTGTVETAVNGLWEAGPRLGDRVAVIGAGLVGGMVAKLLSDFPLGRLQLIDVDPDKRSFAETLGVEFSHPDDALPDCDIVIHCSASQAGLERSLQLVGDEGEIIEMSWYADQNVTLPLGQDFHARRLSLRASQVGVVARARRHRRTNADRLQLAASLLSDPVFDAFLTGSSTFGELPDVVQRLSDGSLDALCHVIEYPAVDNPALGHGASDSTPTEATR from the coding sequence ATGAGTACTTCTGAACAGCAGGCCACAGCAACCGCATATTGGACCGTCGGACCCGAAAAAGGTGAACTCCGGCGCGAGGACCTGCCCGCCCCCGGGCCGGGCGAAGCCCTCGTCCGCACCCTGTGTTCGGGCATCAGCAAGGGCACGGAACTGGTCGTCCACCACGCGCGCGTGCCGCCATGCGTGGCCGAGGAAATGGCGGCCCCCAACCAGGAAGGCTCCTTTCCCGGCCCGGTGAAATTCGGCTACCTCTCCGTCGGCGTCGTCGAGGAGGGCCCGGACGAGTTACTGGGCAAGACAGTCTTCTGCCTGTACCCGCACCAGGACCGCTACGTGGTCCCGGCAGAGTCGCTCACCGTCGTCCCCGACGGCGTCCCGGCCCGGCGTGCGGTGCTCACCGGAACCGTGGAAACGGCCGTCAACGGGCTATGGGAAGCCGGACCCCGCCTGGGTGACCGCGTCGCCGTGATCGGTGCCGGACTCGTCGGTGGCATGGTGGCCAAGCTCCTCAGCGACTTCCCGCTGGGGCGGCTGCAGCTGATCGACGTCGACCCGGACAAGCGTTCCTTCGCGGAGACCCTCGGAGTCGAGTTCAGCCATCCCGACGACGCCCTGCCGGACTGCGACATCGTGATCCACTGCTCGGCGTCCCAGGCAGGCCTGGAGCGGAGCCTCCAGCTGGTGGGCGACGAAGGCGAGATCATCGAGATGTCCTGGTACGCCGACCAGAATGTCACGCTGCCGTTGGGGCAGGACTTCCACGCCCGGCGGCTCTCTCTCCGTGCCAGCCAGGTCGGTGTGGTGGCCCGCGCGCGCCGCCACCGCCGCACCAACGCGGACCGGCTCCAGCTTGCCGCCTCCCTGCTGAGCGACCCCGTCTTCGACGCGTTCCTCACCGGGTCCTCCACCTTCGGAGAGCTTCCCGACGTCGTCCAGCGGCTTTCCGACGGCAGCCTGGACGCGCTCTGCCACGTCATTGAATACCCGGCCGTTGACAACCCTGCCCTTGGACACGGTGCCAGCGATTCCACTCCTACAGAAGCCACGAGGTAA
- the upp gene encoding uracil phosphoribosyltransferase has protein sequence MRTLVVDHPLVAHKLTVLRDKNTPSPVFRQLTEELVTLLAYEATREVRTEPVTIETPVSTTIGTAFTKPTPLVVPILRAGLGMLEGMTKLVPTAEVGFLGMARDEKTLDIITYAERLPEDLTDRQIFVLDPMLATGGTLREAIKFLFKRGASDVTCICLLAAPEGLAKLEEELADANVTIVLASIDEKLNEKSYIVPGLGDAGDRLYGIAG, from the coding sequence ATGCGCACTCTCGTTGTCGACCACCCGCTGGTCGCCCATAAGCTCACCGTTCTGCGGGACAAGAACACCCCGTCCCCGGTCTTCCGCCAGCTCACGGAAGAGCTCGTCACGCTGTTGGCGTATGAGGCAACCCGTGAGGTGCGCACCGAGCCCGTCACCATCGAGACGCCGGTCAGCACCACCATCGGCACGGCCTTCACCAAGCCCACGCCGCTGGTGGTTCCCATCCTCCGCGCCGGACTCGGCATGCTCGAGGGCATGACCAAGCTGGTCCCCACCGCCGAGGTCGGGTTCCTGGGCATGGCCCGGGACGAGAAAACGCTGGACATCATCACCTACGCCGAGCGGCTCCCCGAGGACCTTACGGACCGCCAGATCTTCGTCCTGGACCCGATGCTGGCCACCGGCGGAACCCTGCGCGAGGCCATCAAGTTCCTCTTCAAGCGCGGGGCCTCCGACGTCACTTGCATCTGCCTGCTCGCCGCCCCTGAAGGGCTGGCGAAGCTGGAGGAAGAGCTCGCGGACGCCAACGTGACCATTGTGCTCGCGTCGATCGACGAGAAGCTAAACGAGAAGTCGTACATCGTGCCCGGCCTGGGCGACGCCGGCGACCGCCTCTACGGCATCGCCGGCTAG
- a CDS encoding nucleoside deaminase → MTSPEPRHAEWMGLALAEARSALATDDVPIGAVVIGPDGSVLGSGRNEREALGDPTAHAEMVAIREAAARLRERRAQDGQRDDGWRLEDCSLVVTLEPCAMCAGAVVLARIPRVVFGAWDEKAGAAGSVFDILRERRLNHWVEVYAGVREPECAALLWDFFAGHRGN, encoded by the coding sequence ATGACTTCCCCGGAGCCGCGCCATGCCGAATGGATGGGCCTTGCCCTCGCCGAAGCACGCAGCGCTCTGGCCACCGACGATGTGCCGATCGGCGCCGTCGTGATCGGACCCGACGGCTCGGTCCTCGGTTCCGGCCGGAATGAACGGGAGGCGCTCGGGGACCCGACGGCGCACGCGGAGATGGTAGCTATTCGGGAGGCAGCGGCCCGGCTGCGCGAACGGCGCGCCCAGGACGGGCAACGCGATGACGGCTGGCGGCTGGAGGACTGCAGCCTGGTGGTGACGCTGGAGCCCTGCGCCATGTGCGCGGGGGCGGTGGTGCTGGCCAGGATCCCGCGGGTGGTGTTCGGCGCCTGGGACGAGAAGGCCGGGGCCGCCGGTTCGGTGTTCGACATTCTTCGCGAGCGCCGGCTCAACCACTGGGTGGAAGTGTATGCCGGGGTCCGGGAGCCCGAGTGCGCGGCGTTGCTCTGGGACTTCTTCGCCGGCCACCGCGGCAACTGA
- a CDS encoding glyoxalase superfamily protein, with protein MDWKLELVFVPVSDVDRAKDFYVNKVGFNADYDERPMDGIRFVQLTPPGSGCSIAIGEGLNDAPPGTAPSLQLVVSDIQAAHKQLKDNGVDVSDVDVQEWGHFVYFADPDGNKWAVQYIPNRPNG; from the coding sequence ATGGACTGGAAACTTGAACTCGTGTTCGTCCCCGTGTCCGATGTGGACCGTGCCAAGGACTTCTACGTCAACAAGGTCGGCTTCAACGCCGACTACGACGAGAGGCCCATGGATGGCATCCGCTTCGTCCAGCTGACCCCGCCGGGCTCCGGCTGCTCGATCGCCATCGGCGAGGGCCTCAACGACGCGCCGCCCGGCACCGCCCCCAGCCTCCAGCTCGTCGTCAGCGACATCCAGGCCGCACACAAACAGCTCAAGGACAACGGCGTGGACGTCAGCGACGTCGATGTTCAGGAGTGGGGGCATTTCGTCTATTTCGCCGACCCCGACGGCAACAAATGGGCCGTGCAGTACATCCCCAACCGCCCCAACGGCTAG
- a CDS encoding glycosyltransferase family 4 protein, giving the protein MQASALRLRLVVPGNVRHNSGGNVYNSALARELAAQGVEVEIFPLDGDWPGGSREDRRRLAAALRSAGTHDDGAHPAGSPGAGRWITLVDGLLACGAPEELAAAAAAGRPAWILLHMPLEDPELERRALREAAGVICTSSSAAAGLHARHGLDGITVALPGTVPAPLANGSKPPHLLAVAALLPNKDQSLLLDALSLLTGLPWTAALIGSDSADPIYAAQLRASVGRLGLQGRVSIPGELRGRELEAQWASADLSFLISKAETYGLVVPESLARGIPVVVRAGTGAVEALAAGTPERQKPGIFPGAPAAGSGTLPGTAVALGTDPSVLADVLRRWLTDPALRARWRSSAVSARDRLPGWDSTAWTVLQALRAGLPAKNPESSPGAT; this is encoded by the coding sequence GTGCAGGCCTCGGCCCTCCGCCTCCGGCTGGTGGTGCCCGGCAATGTCCGGCATAACTCCGGCGGGAATGTCTACAACTCCGCCCTCGCCCGGGAGCTCGCCGCCCAGGGTGTTGAGGTGGAGATCTTCCCGCTCGACGGCGATTGGCCGGGCGGGAGCCGGGAGGACCGACGGCGGCTTGCCGCTGCCCTGCGCTCCGCCGGAACGCACGACGACGGCGCGCACCCAGCCGGCAGCCCCGGTGCCGGCCGCTGGATCACGCTGGTCGACGGGCTGCTCGCCTGCGGGGCGCCGGAGGAACTCGCGGCCGCGGCCGCCGCCGGCCGGCCGGCCTGGATCCTGCTGCACATGCCGCTCGAGGATCCCGAACTGGAACGACGGGCGCTCCGGGAAGCGGCCGGGGTGATCTGCACCAGCAGTTCAGCGGCGGCCGGGCTCCACGCCCGGCACGGACTCGACGGCATCACGGTCGCACTCCCGGGCACTGTGCCCGCCCCGCTTGCCAACGGTTCGAAACCGCCTCACCTCCTGGCCGTGGCCGCCCTGCTGCCCAACAAAGACCAGTCCTTGCTGCTCGACGCTCTGTCCCTGCTCACCGGGCTGCCATGGACGGCGGCCCTCATCGGCTCCGACTCCGCCGACCCCATCTACGCCGCACAGCTCCGGGCATCCGTCGGCCGGCTGGGGCTGCAGGGCCGCGTCAGCATTCCGGGCGAACTGCGGGGCCGGGAACTGGAGGCCCAATGGGCCAGCGCGGACCTCAGCTTCCTCATCTCCAAAGCGGAGACCTACGGACTGGTCGTTCCGGAATCGCTTGCCCGCGGCATCCCCGTGGTGGTGCGTGCCGGCACCGGGGCCGTGGAGGCGCTCGCGGCCGGGACACCGGAACGCCAGAAGCCGGGCATCTTCCCGGGCGCACCGGCAGCCGGGTCGGGCACCCTGCCGGGCACCGCCGTCGCACTCGGCACGGACCCGTCCGTGCTCGCCGACGTCCTGCGCCGCTGGCTCACCGACCCGGCGCTCCGCGCCCGCTGGCGGTCATCCGCCGTAAGCGCGCGGGACCGCTTGCCCGGCTGGGATAGCACCGCCTGGACCGTGCTCCAAGCCCTGCGCGCAGGACTGCCCGCGAAGAACCCGGAGAGTAGCCCGGGAGCCACTTAG
- a CDS encoding endonuclease/exonuclease/phosphatase family protein, which yields MSERGNTLLPFQHTNPDHSRLKKPRAARTASVLLLAVGALMFNAAPSDAATATTVKVASYNVDSAWREVSQPEIPGWDSRAVGVKNVINTVRPDVIGLQEAQNIQVGSRYYTQASDIQRMTSYAMYQPADATSSRIPILWRGGLFEATAAGYKIFEFKPYPLYGRAMTWVKLRSRATATEFFVFNTHFENGADGQAARNAEAAMLAAEITRVNPGGLPAFVTGDFNASATSSAPQTIQLNAIGYVDSYGRTAARMHPEFKTYNGYTLGAAGDAHIDQVFVAAGNVAVHYWENWMPYGDQVVGGRAPSDHDLIYTVATIQ from the coding sequence ATGAGCGAACGGGGAAATACGTTGCTACCTTTCCAGCACACCAATCCTGACCACAGCAGATTGAAAAAGCCGAGGGCTGCCAGAACGGCATCGGTTCTCTTGTTGGCCGTTGGGGCGTTGATGTTTAACGCTGCACCGTCAGACGCTGCGACGGCCACAACGGTCAAAGTGGCATCCTACAACGTCGACTCGGCCTGGCGCGAGGTCTCCCAGCCGGAGATTCCCGGCTGGGATTCGCGTGCTGTCGGCGTCAAGAATGTCATCAACACTGTTAGGCCCGATGTGATTGGCCTCCAGGAAGCACAGAACATCCAGGTCGGTTCGCGGTATTACACCCAGGCATCAGATATCCAGCGGATGACCAGCTACGCAATGTACCAGCCTGCCGATGCGACGTCTTCGCGGATCCCGATCCTGTGGCGCGGGGGGCTGTTCGAGGCGACTGCGGCCGGCTACAAGATTTTCGAGTTCAAGCCCTATCCGCTCTATGGCCGAGCGATGACGTGGGTGAAGCTGAGGTCCAGGGCGACAGCCACCGAGTTCTTCGTCTTTAACACCCATTTCGAAAACGGCGCTGACGGGCAGGCAGCCCGCAATGCCGAAGCAGCAATGCTCGCAGCCGAGATCACCCGGGTTAACCCCGGCGGCTTGCCGGCGTTCGTGACGGGGGACTTCAACGCCTCTGCAACCAGCTCCGCACCGCAGACAATCCAGCTCAACGCCATCGGCTACGTGGACAGTTACGGTCGGACTGCCGCAAGAATGCATCCGGAGTTCAAGACCTACAATGGATACACCTTGGGGGCCGCCGGTGATGCTCACATTGACCAGGTGTTCGTTGCGGCCGGGAACGTCGCGGTCCACTACTGGGAGAACTGGATGCCCTATGGGGATCAGGTGGTCGGTGGGCGCGCGCCGTCGGACCATGACCTGATCTACACCGTCGCCACAATCCAGTAG
- a CDS encoding DNA glycosylase AlkZ-like family protein gives MIPLPELLVDNDPMTPEPLTAQTPTANIPPARTLTPDRLRAWAWHKQGLDGSLAGSTAEEVFARAGWARSVGGANPYLTLFARAGIRRDQVDADVLARRILELPAARGCTYVLGREDFAWALKLGKDAAEAIRVLGRLGVDRGEITLLEEQVLHTLTEAGVPLDPRQLKDELGDSVRNLGEEGKKKGATTTLPTALGILQSQGRIRRVPTNGRLDQQRYGYELWNLPASPLADDEVRVELIRRYLGWTGGATLKQSQWFTAFTVAQSKAALAAVGAVEVPTALTDAGGGGLWMLPDDVGRLAVFEEPAEEQIQLLAGTDSLVLLRRNAAELLAEEGPEGEKIDRQVVASLALQADLPDHPILDRGRIIGLWQYEPGEERIVPWLFHGPTPAVIRRIAEVEAWIREDLGDFRAFSLDSPASRQKRIDALAESAAARSAAVGK, from the coding sequence ATGATTCCCCTGCCGGAGCTGCTGGTGGACAATGACCCCATGACGCCAGAGCCGTTGACCGCGCAGACTCCGACCGCGAACATTCCCCCGGCCCGGACGCTCACGCCCGACCGGCTCCGCGCCTGGGCCTGGCACAAGCAGGGCCTGGACGGTTCCCTCGCCGGCAGCACCGCGGAAGAGGTCTTCGCGCGGGCCGGCTGGGCGCGTTCCGTGGGCGGCGCAAACCCCTACCTGACGCTCTTTGCCCGCGCGGGCATCCGCCGGGATCAAGTGGACGCCGATGTCCTCGCCCGCCGGATCCTGGAACTGCCGGCGGCGCGCGGCTGTACCTATGTTCTGGGCCGCGAGGACTTCGCCTGGGCCCTCAAGCTGGGCAAGGATGCCGCCGAGGCTATCCGGGTGCTTGGCAGGCTCGGCGTTGACCGCGGCGAAATCACGCTCCTGGAGGAACAGGTCCTGCACACCCTCACCGAAGCCGGTGTTCCCCTGGACCCCCGGCAGCTGAAGGACGAGCTTGGTGACTCGGTCCGCAACCTCGGTGAAGAAGGCAAAAAGAAGGGCGCCACCACCACCCTTCCCACCGCCCTCGGCATCCTGCAGTCACAGGGGCGGATCCGCCGGGTCCCCACCAATGGGCGCCTCGACCAGCAGCGCTATGGCTACGAGCTGTGGAACCTGCCGGCCAGCCCCCTGGCCGACGATGAAGTCCGCGTCGAACTGATCCGCCGCTACCTGGGCTGGACCGGCGGGGCCACGCTCAAGCAGTCGCAATGGTTCACGGCCTTCACCGTGGCGCAGAGCAAGGCGGCGCTGGCCGCTGTTGGCGCCGTCGAGGTGCCCACCGCGCTGACTGACGCCGGGGGCGGCGGGCTGTGGATGTTGCCCGACGACGTCGGACGCCTGGCCGTTTTCGAAGAACCGGCCGAGGAACAGATCCAGCTGCTCGCCGGCACCGATTCGCTGGTGCTGCTGCGCCGAAACGCTGCGGAACTGCTGGCGGAGGAAGGCCCTGAAGGGGAGAAAATCGACAGACAGGTCGTGGCTTCGCTGGCGCTGCAGGCGGACCTGCCGGACCACCCGATTCTTGACCGGGGCCGGATTATCGGCCTGTGGCAGTACGAACCGGGGGAGGAGCGGATCGTGCCCTGGCTCTTCCACGGCCCGACGCCGGCCGTGATCCGGCGGATCGCCGAGGTGGAGGCCTGGATCCGCGAGGATCTGGGCGACTTCCGCGCCTTCAGCCTCGATTCACCGGCCTCGCGGCAGAAACGGATCGACGCCCTGGCCGAGTCGGCCGCCGCACGGTCCGCGGCCGTGGGTAAGTAA
- a CDS encoding glycosyltransferase — translation MTFTDQATETLPHDMTTAAGLAAMALAPASGSRRGPESGFGTRRASIQPGNAVPLLDVTIPVHNGERDLEECLRRLHAHLGESFPHSFRITVADNASTDGTLRAAERVARELHEVTAVHLAEKGRGNALRTVWLGSPSPVLAYMDADLSTDLSALAPLLAPLISGHSDLAIGTRLSRNSRVIRDAGREFISRSYNVLLRSFLRAHFSDARCSFKAIRADVAQRILPHTLDTAWFFDTELLVLAERCGLRVHEVPVDWAEDPDSSVDVFQTALSDLHGMARLGRDLAAGRIPVPELRTALARGPLPQGR, via the coding sequence ATGACGTTCACCGACCAGGCCACAGAAACCCTGCCGCATGACATGACGACGGCGGCCGGCCTGGCTGCCATGGCCCTCGCTCCGGCTTCGGGTTCCCGGCGGGGGCCGGAGAGCGGGTTCGGCACACGGCGCGCCTCCATCCAGCCCGGCAACGCCGTGCCGCTGCTGGATGTGACCATCCCGGTCCACAACGGGGAGCGGGACCTTGAAGAATGCCTGCGTCGCCTGCATGCGCATCTGGGCGAGTCGTTTCCGCACAGCTTTCGGATCACCGTCGCTGACAACGCGAGCACTGACGGCACCCTTCGGGCCGCGGAACGCGTCGCGCGGGAGTTGCACGAAGTCACCGCGGTCCATCTGGCAGAGAAGGGCCGGGGAAATGCGTTGCGGACGGTCTGGCTGGGATCGCCGTCGCCGGTTCTGGCGTATATGGACGCGGACCTTTCCACCGACCTGTCGGCTCTGGCTCCCCTGCTCGCCCCGCTTATTTCGGGCCATTCGGACCTAGCCATCGGCACCCGGCTTAGCCGAAATTCGAGGGTCATCCGCGACGCCGGGCGCGAGTTCATCTCGCGTAGCTACAACGTCCTGCTGCGTTCCTTCCTGCGCGCCCACTTCAGCGACGCCCGTTGCAGTTTCAAGGCCATTCGCGCCGATGTGGCCCAGAGGATTCTCCCGCACACCCTGGACACCGCTTGGTTCTTCGACACGGAGTTGCTGGTGCTGGCGGAACGATGCGGGCTGCGGGTGCATGAAGTTCCGGTGGACTGGGCCGAAGATCCGGACTCCAGCGTTGACGTCTTCCAGACAGCGCTAAGCGACTTGCATGGCATGGCCCGACTGGGCCGGGACCTGGCGGCCGGCCGGATCCCGGTCCCCGAACTGCGTACGGCCCTTGCCCGCGGCCCGCTCCCGCAGGGCCGCTAG
- a CDS encoding phosphatase PAP2 family protein has product MSTRTETWLTQRWGKWVVPYAALWITMLIGGVVVVVLALWSAEVYDNVVDDAGLANLDKPTLAFMEQLRSPGLDSFVTGFTNIGGGIGMPILASILTAWLIWSSRTWRPLILIGGAAAVSTTATTLGKRLIGRNRPDHTDAVPPYESSPSFPSGHTLNTTVVIGLVVYLACLQVKQTITRVGLIAAGAIFIGAMGMSRVYLGHHWMTDVIMGWVLGLAWVGIVVLAHRLFHALRHREHTGPAPTFDHPAHLHDGETAASNSPSGSRPPETDDADSPGPAGRSPAAG; this is encoded by the coding sequence GTGAGCACCCGAACTGAGACCTGGCTGACGCAGCGCTGGGGAAAATGGGTGGTGCCGTACGCCGCCCTTTGGATCACGATGCTCATCGGCGGCGTGGTGGTGGTGGTCCTGGCCCTGTGGAGCGCGGAGGTCTACGACAACGTGGTGGACGATGCCGGTCTGGCCAACCTGGACAAGCCCACCCTGGCGTTCATGGAACAGCTGCGCAGCCCCGGACTGGACTCCTTTGTCACCGGCTTCACCAACATCGGCGGCGGCATCGGCATGCCCATCCTGGCCAGCATCCTCACGGCCTGGCTGATCTGGTCCTCCCGGACCTGGCGGCCGCTGATCCTGATCGGAGGCGCCGCCGCGGTGTCCACTACAGCCACCACGCTGGGCAAAAGACTGATCGGCCGGAACCGTCCGGACCACACCGACGCGGTGCCCCCCTATGAAAGCTCGCCGTCGTTCCCCAGCGGGCACACCCTCAACACCACGGTGGTGATCGGGCTGGTGGTGTACCTCGCCTGCCTGCAGGTGAAACAGACAATCACCCGCGTGGGCCTGATCGCGGCGGGTGCGATCTTCATCGGCGCGATGGGAATGAGCCGGGTTTACCTGGGCCATCACTGGATGACGGACGTCATCATGGGGTGGGTGCTGGGGCTGGCATGGGTGGGGATCGTAGTCCTGGCCCACCGGCTCTTCCACGCCCTGCGGCACCGGGAACATACCGGCCCGGCACCCACGTTTGACCACCCAGCCCACCTCCACGACGGCGAAACGGCGGCCAGTAACAGCCCGAGCGGCAGCCGTCCTCCCGAAACGGACGACGCCGATTCGCCGGGTCCCGCGGGCAGATCCCCGGCGGCCGGGTGA
- a CDS encoding DUF4232 domain-containing protein, giving the protein MTAQRIKNGLALTAAAAAALLFSGCVSSNTPTPPPSGPASATASPPSSESAVPSGTEPPAPTSTSAPVPVPAGTPRCTAANLAAATDSTGGGAAGNVSMKLILTNKGAGPCLLTGFAGVSLTAGPAGDPIGAAATPDYSSPVPQVLLAPGQAGTATLQYSQAGNYPDCTRTAAAGFRIYLPEDTASLFVVQPRDACANPSIALLTVDAFQAQ; this is encoded by the coding sequence ATGACCGCTCAGCGAATCAAGAACGGACTGGCACTTACCGCCGCAGCGGCGGCCGCGCTGCTGTTCAGCGGCTGTGTGTCCAGCAATACGCCAACCCCGCCGCCGAGCGGGCCGGCGTCCGCCACGGCGAGCCCGCCGTCGTCGGAAAGCGCGGTTCCCTCCGGCACGGAGCCCCCCGCGCCGACGTCGACTTCCGCCCCCGTTCCCGTCCCGGCCGGGACCCCGCGGTGCACGGCCGCCAACCTGGCAGCGGCCACGGATTCCACGGGCGGCGGTGCGGCCGGCAACGTCAGCATGAAGCTGATCTTGACCAACAAAGGAGCCGGGCCCTGCCTGCTGACGGGCTTCGCCGGAGTCTCGCTGACCGCCGGCCCCGCCGGCGACCCCATCGGCGCCGCGGCGACTCCTGACTACTCCTCCCCCGTTCCGCAAGTGCTGCTCGCCCCCGGCCAGGCGGGCACCGCGACGCTGCAGTACAGCCAGGCCGGCAACTACCCGGACTGCACCCGGACTGCGGCCGCCGGCTTCCGGATCTACCTGCCCGAAGACACCGCATCCCTGTTCGTCGTCCAGCCCCGCGACGCCTGCGCCAATCCCAGCATTGCCCTGCTGACTGTCGACGCTTTCCAGGCCCAATAG
- a CDS encoding YcnI family copper-binding membrane protein yields the protein MKKSTRSFVLRRTLSASAVAGGTAALMLAGISGASAHVGVTPDKTAANSYALLTFGVPHGCDESGTTKITITLPAELDDAQPTVNPNWTVQKVVEQLPEPKKTAAGASITKRTSQIIYTAKAPLDHDLRDALVLSVKLPDAAGKTLYFPTLQNCEQGQTDWSEIAPEGQDAHALKAPAPAVTVTEAAPATAGHDDHAAASSVTAAGTASGTADAGAVADDGAQARSWAALRPVSAVWSSAASPSSGAAGASPRRSVCLLPRSS from the coding sequence TTGAAGAAATCAACACGTTCGTTTGTCCTTCGCCGCACGCTTTCCGCCTCGGCCGTGGCCGGCGGCACGGCTGCTCTTATGCTCGCGGGGATCAGCGGCGCCTCGGCACACGTCGGCGTCACCCCGGACAAAACCGCCGCGAACTCCTACGCCCTGCTGACGTTCGGTGTTCCGCATGGCTGCGACGAGTCCGGCACCACGAAAATCACCATCACGCTACCCGCCGAGCTGGACGATGCCCAGCCCACCGTCAACCCGAACTGGACGGTCCAGAAGGTCGTCGAGCAGCTGCCCGAGCCAAAGAAAACGGCAGCCGGCGCCTCCATCACCAAGCGCACCAGCCAGATCATCTACACGGCCAAGGCACCGCTGGACCATGACCTGCGCGACGCACTGGTGCTCTCTGTCAAGCTGCCCGACGCCGCCGGGAAGACGCTGTACTTCCCGACCCTGCAGAACTGCGAGCAGGGCCAGACGGACTGGTCCGAGATCGCACCGGAAGGCCAGGACGCGCACGCGCTCAAGGCCCCGGCGCCCGCGGTGACCGTTACCGAAGCCGCCCCGGCGACCGCCGGGCACGACGACCACGCCGCCGCCTCGTCCGTCACCGCGGCTGGTACGGCGTCCGGCACGGCCGACGCCGGCGCGGTGGCTGACGACGGTGCGCAGGCGCGGAGCTGGGCCGCCTTGCGGCCGGTCTCGGCGGTCTGGTCCTCGGCAGCATCGCCCTCCTCCGGAGCCGCGGGCGCCAGCCCGCGCCGGTCCGTGTGCCTGCTCCCAAGAAGTAGCTGA
- a CDS encoding SRPBCC family protein, with amino-acid sequence MGSADYDFRTVWRVAGRPDEVADVLGDATAFPRWWPSVYLGADPAAGALDATAPGLPRPVALHTKGWLPYTLRWTLTVTEPVTDHGFALTAAGDLNGTGRWTFEQDGPETVITYRWRVRAAKPLLRRLSWLLKPAFAANHHWAMARGEESLALELRRRRHHDHPEAVPPPPPSTFRRLARLLETGRLHNE; translated from the coding sequence ATGGGCAGCGCCGACTACGACTTCCGGACGGTGTGGCGCGTGGCCGGGCGGCCGGATGAGGTAGCGGACGTGCTCGGCGATGCCACAGCGTTCCCCCGCTGGTGGCCCTCGGTCTATCTCGGAGCCGACCCGGCAGCAGGAGCCCTGGACGCCACCGCACCGGGCCTCCCCAGGCCGGTCGCTCTACACACCAAAGGGTGGCTGCCCTATACGCTTCGCTGGACCCTGACCGTCACTGAACCGGTCACCGACCACGGGTTCGCACTCACCGCAGCCGGGGACCTGAACGGCACCGGCCGCTGGACCTTCGAGCAGGATGGACCCGAAACCGTCATCACCTACCGCTGGCGCGTCCGGGCGGCCAAGCCGCTTCTGCGGCGCTTGAGCTGGCTACTGAAACCCGCCTTCGCCGCAAACCATCACTGGGCGATGGCCCGCGGCGAGGAGAGCCTCGCCCTGGAGTTGCGACGCCGTCGGCACCACGACCACCCTGAGGCAGTCCCGCCGCCTCCGCCATCGACTTTCCGCCGGCTGGCTCGCCTACTGGAGACTGGACGCCTGCACAACGAATGA
- a CDS encoding 6-pyruvoyl trahydropterin synthase family protein gives MFSLTVRRNFMIAHSLPRPAFGPAQGMHGATFVTEVTFRRRALNEDSIVLDIGEAGEVLDSILEGLNFKNLDEHPDFAGRLSTTEALAQYVADAVAAKIRAGQDGRELAGLDVTLRETPDAWASYSVDFDAS, from the coding sequence GTGTTCAGCCTGACCGTCCGCCGCAACTTCATGATCGCTCACAGCCTTCCCCGCCCGGCCTTCGGCCCGGCCCAGGGCATGCACGGGGCCACCTTTGTCACGGAGGTGACCTTCCGTCGTCGCGCCCTGAACGAGGATTCGATCGTGCTGGACATCGGCGAGGCCGGCGAGGTGCTGGATTCCATCCTCGAGGGCCTCAACTTCAAGAACCTCGACGAGCACCCGGACTTCGCAGGAAGGCTCAGCACCACAGAGGCCCTGGCCCAGTACGTGGCCGACGCAGTGGCAGCGAAGATCCGCGCGGGCCAGGACGGCCGCGAGCTGGCCGGGCTGGACGTCACCCTCCGCGAAACGCCCGACGCCTGGGCCAGCTATTCGGTCGACTTCGACGCCAGCTAG